From the Diadema setosum chromosome 3, eeDiaSeto1, whole genome shotgun sequence genome, the window ATGCATTTACATGTGACATCTGCCCTTTCCATTAAGTTTGTGATTCAGTAAAATTAACATTTTTCAAAGGAGAAAAACAAGTAAGTGAAATTAAATCTTTTGCATTATGTCACACTGGGGTGAGTCTGGCCAATCATTAGAAATGGTTAGACACATAGTCATTTagaagtacagtgcactcccgttataacgaacacggttataacgaaatttcgttataacgaagtaaatcttctggtcccaaaatcatcaccattaaagtctatggtaaaaaattcgcttataacgaacacggttatagcgaaatttccgttataacgaagtcttttccgagcgccacagacaaagaaaaacaaaagaaatgtgctccgttataacgaaatgcgaattgctttcgaaaattcgtagcggaacaagcatttatagcttctctgcatgggtgaacgcttcacaccactgtgtgtttgctctttgtgtcacgcacagtttctgaggggaacttgcgtttattattgtgatACAATAATTATCCCAttacatttcacatagctttccagtgtatgataagtattcagcaaacagaatatatgtggttttcttgttttcgttatatattgtatttgttcggttataacgaaatttcgttataacgaaagaaaactgccggtcccgagcatttcgttataacgggagtgcactgtacaatgtaccagcCTTTAGCTGTACATTCTGCAGGTTTGTATTGAAGTTCATGCAAGCAGATGACATTAAACTACTGGAGAAGACCGGGTATTGACTGATTGGAGGTGAGTGAtttgggaaaagaaatgactcTTAAGTGATTCTTCTGTTAGGCTCAATTAAAGCACAACTGTATACACACATCAGGAGGCCAACCCATCTTTACTCAAATCTAGTGAATAACAAACAAAAGTCCAGGGTATGCACttaatgcaaaatatttttagCCAGGCTTTGTGACAAACATAACTATACCTTCAACAACACCCATTTTTGAAcagcaaaaattgcaaaaaaaagaagctatcTGGACATGATCATGCAGGGGTCAGAAACACGCCACGGAGGTTTACATGACTCGATGGTGCATAAAACAAGTGACTGTTTCGAAACATGGTATAAAAATACGGGCATATGGTGAGTTTCATGGCATGAGATATAACCAGGTTAATTCCATACTTCGCTATGACTTTGAAAATTACTTGAAAGTCATAACTACGCCTGAAAAACTGTGTGCCCAATGATAGTGCTCTTTAAgtgaagtaaaagaaaaaatgcaatatgAGTCTGTTTTGTGTCTATCTATGCAACTCTGCAGAAATGTAATTAATCATGGCCATCAAATTTCTAAAAACAATGAATCTGTTCCTTAGCTAAAGAGAGTCTCATCCCAGGAATGCAATTACAACTACACAAATGCTCAAAGGACATATTCAACAAAATGGACAGAGAAAGCGTGTTGACCAAATATTAAGAGAGAGAACTTGATTGTTGCAGTGACTGGTGAGAACACATTTTATGAGAACTAGGCAGAAACCAATTCTTGTCACTGGTACTCATCACCCCTAGCAACCCACTGTCACTGACTTCAGACTGCTGTTATCACTCTGTGTTATTTCACTCTTCAATCTTCAAGCATGCAATGACAAAGACAGTGGTCTTGAGCTGACTGTTGGacagggtggggggggggggtatcttgACAGGGGTTAGTAATGTCTACCTGTGGGTGAGTCAAAGACGGGTGGGGAGAGAGGGTCGAATTCCGGCGGGGGCAAGTTGGAGTTGGTGTCAGCCCCTGATCTCTCCTTCCTCTGTTGCATGATAGCCTGAAGTTCTGTAGGTCCATTTTGTGACTCCTACAGGAACAGGACAAAGAGGTCCGACCAaagacaaaaaagtaaaaaaaaatttaaatcatCTTCATTACATCTTTTGTCCATTGCTTCTTTATGGAAAGAAGTCTGGTAAAGACTATGTTGCGTCTAGACCAAAAGTCCCAATTTAAAAAGTGGACAATATTTGATGCAGTTTTTGCCTCTGACACTTTAGAATATTGGCAACTTGAGGATAGTTTGTAAGCGGGCTACATCAAAACGTATACCAGGTATGCGAAGATATTGCTCATCAGTCTGCAATTTACGTACACATGATACAAACATGACATGCGGGTACATCAACTTTGCTCTATTAGTTGGCGTGCAGGTGTATGGTAGTTGTGCTGTAGACTAGTATTGACAGTTAGTGTGGTAGGGTATGACCACTCCATGTAGTGTCTTGCTACTGGGACTTGAAATCATAGGATAAGAACTCTCCCTTAAATCAAAAGCTTACCACATCTCAACATCTGCACTTAGGTaaggctccacactaacttttatttttggtggcccaatcaggccaccaaattcttcatttatgaaatttttgtggtctgacatgcatttttggtggccctgggccaccgggccacagttagtgtcgagccctgactTAGGAATCAATTAAGATGAGATTTTTACAAATATGTTTTAGTGTTGATCAGTGAATCCTCCAAGCCAAGTACACTTGCTGTAAAAGTGATTTGTACTAATTCTCCAAGAAATATTGCATAATGACAATACAGTTACAATTCTGTATTTCGTTATTTGTCTGTGTCTATGGTAAATTCCTATATCATTGTGAATCAGTAATTAAAGTAGAGTCAGTTAAAATTGATGTCATTTGATTTTATTCGTTTCATATAAAATGAATACCATAacaaatcaatatcatgttttttgtttgtgtagaCAACAATTTGCAAACTGTTCATCTAGAGTACTGTCACTTAATTTTGTACACTGTGGTATACATGTGTTTATATTTGGGGTAGTTGCTCATATGATGATGTGTAACAAAGTAGATTGATACACAACACTTATcaattaatattattattgtcattttttcttttcttttgtatggTTGCTCTTCTTTGCTTATCTTTTCTTCCTTCTCATAATGATAtttgaaaggaagaaatatgaCACCATAATGAAAGCAGTTTATCGAATACTTGATAGATTCAAAATATTGCATTGACGGTATATACAGCACTCAATAAATAATAACCTATTATGTAGTGACAATGTCAGTACATTAATCAGAAACCAATGAACACCATCACCACATACATTTAGTCTACACATGtgagttatcatggttatgcaCAATAAATAGAAAGGCAAATAATTTGCATATGTCTGAATTAAATAAGTTGATCTGTGTGAATAAATATATCATGTGTCCcttggatatacatgtatataggtgTGAAGTCAGTATGTGCATACTCATGCAATTGATGGATATACAGTTTACAAATATTTTCTTCACAGTGCATGACTGTACATATATGAAACATTACACATCAAATTGATAATGTTGCATCCCCACCCATCTCTGAACTTTATCTTCATTACCTCCTTCATTACTACATCTGCTTAGGAACACATTATAAGtactattttttctctctcattaacccccccccccccccccccacatattTGTATTATCAGTtgtagctggtcttccatattTAAGTAACATCACATccagaacatacatgtatcttgttgaTCAACTCCCTTAACCAAATGACTCCAATAATGGACTCCCTGCCCAATGACCCCTTTAAATCATTGACTTCCTTCACCCATAGCTTCCAGAAACCTGGTGTGACATATGTTTGATCTATGAAACCTCAGAAGATttacaaatattttcaaaatcctcaaaatcTACCTCAGAAGCCATGGAAAATATTTGAACTCTTTTCATGCAGGGAAAGGGAGAAGGCAATAAACACTGATTTTGTTCCTCAATAAACACTACATGTTTAGATCTTGTTGTCCTGTCATAGGATTGTACAGTGACAATTCTTAGAGCCTGGTTTCTTTGGTTACCTGTAGAGCAGCCTTCTGTATCATGAGCTGAGAGTAGACCCTGGAGCCGTCGTCATGACACACCTGTTGGATCTCCTCTTTAGTCAGACTGAACAGCTGGGCCCCATTTAGGATGCCCAGACTGTGGATGGTTCTGGGATGGATaggaaggtcaaaggtcaaacaatAGATAACAAACGGAATTACCTTACTTTTAGATAATTTTCTTGGTGATCTCATCATCTACAAAATGGACTGACTGTCCTCTTGTTTCACTATCAATAATATGATTCCAATCAAACAGATGGAGTGGCCCAACACAGAAAGAGAAAGCCGACCCATACTATTATATAATCTTTGTAAATGCAAGCCACGACAAATATAGAACACAACTGTAGAATGTAGTCAATGATGTGATAACATGATGAGAGAAAAAGTGACTTACAGTGGAGAGAAACCTTTTGACTCCAGCCACTTCATGACGTCCTCTCGCCCAGAGTCATAGGTCAGGTTGACATCACTGATGCTGCGACGTGGAACGCGGTAATTCCTTTTGGGGACTCCAGTACTCACACGCCTCATTAACTCTTCATGGAGATCATCGTGTTTGTTGGTAGATGGACCTTCGGGGAAATATTTGAATTGATGTTTCTTCATTAAATAAGATTCATATAGACACATACTTTCATAATGGCATGCTGTGCTACCAAAGACAATATGTTCACCAATGTCTGATGGAATACTAGCATTCACTATTAAAGGTTTGTACATATGCAGACAGAGAAACTAATATTTACATATGACAAAATTAAAAGAAGTAGACACAGCCATGGAGGTACTTGCCAGATATATGTCAGCAAGTAAATTACAACAAGAATGAAGTCAAAGAGAGGAGTGAATGAGATGACAGTCTCACCCTTATCAAAGACAGGTGTCTTTAGCTGCTTGTTCTTCAGTGTGTGCTGGAGTTGGGCTGCAAAGTCCATCCCATTCTGGCCTACATGAGCAATGGCATTTGTAGAATAACAAATACATCAATGAATAAGATTAACGTTTAATTCTACACAACcaacacattttgttttttctgcgaAAGAATCTTTGCAATTTGCTGTTACTCAACTATTCACTATAAATTGTAACTCATATGAAAAAAGTAAAGACTATTTGTATAGCATAATGTGAGTCACATATCATGTTCCACATATCCATGTAACCATCTGGCCATGGTCAGTACTCCTAATCCTCCATCATGcattattttacagaaattaaaTGGTCAATGATCTCTTCTTCTCTCCATCACTTTGAAGTACTATAATTTGACCTCATTTGTTTGTGCAATCAGATAAATGGCACTATAAATAAAATGCATTACACATGTATGTTGAGGGTTCTCTTTTGAAAGGGGTAAGCAGTCATCCAGAAAAATGAATCCCAAGATGGTGGATGTGGAAATGGGTCTTGGCCTGCCACACCACAGTAAAGCCTTTCTGAAAAGACTGGAAAGGGAACAAGCTTCCCAACAAACCGTTGTAGAGAAGCTATTGATGCCAAATGTTCTGAGGGGCAAAACTTACCATGAGTTGAGTTAGGCCTCCTGAAATTGTctgcaggaggaggaggaggagggggaggtggaGCCGCCTGTAGATAGGAAGATAGACAGACAACTCACACACTGCCATCCACAGGATAAGATATATTGAAGACAATTTATATTTCACATCATTTGAGGTAATATATTCTTCCTTTTGTGATCAACTAGGACAGAGCCACACTTGCAGTAAAATTAGGGCTGAAATTACACAAGCTGCATTATCTTATCTACATTTAATCAATATACCTTTTTATACAAAGAAACAAGTGCAAATTTAAGGGCTCTAGATAAGTTAAGTGTAACCTAATAAAAATGAGTTAGGTGAAGTATCCATATGGAGAAAAAGGCAAACATGGATCATGTCGGTTAGTAAGAGCTAGGGTTGTTAACTCACATTGAAGGGAGCCATGGGTGGGGCAGGAGGTGGCGGGTTAGAGGGAGGTTCTGGGACATGGTTTGAgttggtgttggtgtttggGGATGGAGTCATCACTTTCAGGAGTGTGGATGGGACGTATCCAGACTGGCCAGACGTGTTCCGCACTTCCCACCACTTTCGTTGATCATTCAGAATCTGTGAAAGAAACAGCAAAAGGAACTTGAGTCTACATACTCTAATTACTATCTTAAAAATGGTTGAAGAAATAATGACCTCTGGAGACAAACTGAACTCTCTGACAGAAAGAGGTTtacatgactttttacatgcaCTGAGGATGATAGAAAAGTTCATAAAAAAGGATCTTCCACATGGAAGGGTTGCCAAAGAGAAGACTAAGATTTACTGAGCTTGAGAGAGCTTGGCACTCCTGAATGTGTATCACAGTGTGGCACTTCAGGGCAACCACTGCCAGTATCATGAGAAACTGACATATCTGTACACTGATCCCTTGGCTACAATGAGTGACATAGGTTTCTGCCTCCTTCAGAATTTACCTTAGATTGATTTTCTGTTCACACATATAAAAGCCAACAAAGGCTTTATCATTGTACCACTGCTTCTTCATACTTGGCCCTTAAAAGTCATTGCACatgatatacatgatgtacTAAATGTGTACATATACAGGTAAACTAATGAACAAATTTCACTATTGGAAACATTCACATCACAGCTAAAATGAAGATATTGTGATATACAACCCTTGCGCCCCTTCAAACTTGAAACATCTTACCTCAAGCTGCTCATCAGCCATGATTGTCAGCTCCTTTGAGTTACGAGCTACAAAATCAAAGATGGCGATGGCCATTCTGCGGCCAGGCTTAGCAGCCACTGCGCTGACAGCAGGCTTTGGCAAAGGCTGAGGAGGTGTGGGGCTGGGAAGGCTGGATGGTCTGCAAGgagtgtgacaaaaaaaaaatgacactaaCTCTACAAATGCACATGTCTACCATCTGGCTCCTAATAGATGCAGACCAAACCTCTTGAATGAGAAATGCACATCAAATAAACTGAGGACATTATTGTGCATGCAATAATGCAGACACGATTACTGttgacaaaatcaaaatacctGGTCAATCAGATCGTCTTTTTAAGGTGCAGTTCCCTTTTTAACCCCTTAAAACTCTTGAAATGCTAAAATATGACTCTTTGATATGACATCCAAATGAACCACTCTAGTGCataagttgtagacaggtttaaTTCCCTCTTGCAGCTAGCTTGTTTGACTAGCCATCCTCACTCTATGACTCTCAGCTAGCTTGATTGACTAGCCATCCTCACTCTATGACTCTCAGCTAGCTTGGTTGACTAGCCATCCTCACTCTATGACTCTCAGCTAGCTTGGTTGACTAGCCATCCTCACTCTATGACTCTCAGCTAGCTTGGTTGACTAGCCATCCTCACTCTATGACTCTCAGCTAGCTTGGTTGACTAGCCATCCTCACTCTATGACTCTCAGCTAGCTTGGTTGACTAGCCATCCTCACTCTATGACTCTCAGCTAGCTTGGTTGACTAGCCATCCTCACTCTATGACTCTCAGCTAGCTTGGttgactaccccccccccccccccccttcaccccATGACTCTGACCAAGCTGTACCTTGGACTGTGTGTCACAGGGTCAGATGCCTGCCTCTGGTGGTAACTGTTGCCATTGGCATGGGATGTTGGACCATTGGTGTGGAAAGCCGGACCAGTAGAGTGACCAATGGGCTCACTGCTGTTGGACAGCTGTCTCTGGTGGCTACTGCTGGGACCAGGGCCATCGGTTTGCTCTAGGCTCTGTTGATGATAGGAAGACGCTCAGTCAAACTGAAGGATtgactgaaattctgtacaCAATGCAATCTTGTTATTAAATTTGCAATTCAAAAAAGATCAAAAAGACACAATAAAAATGTATAAGAAAACCTCTAAAATGAGTTTTAAGGACAAAGAGTCTTTCCTTTCTCATTGAGACATCTAACGACAATTGAAAATGAAGGTCGTcataattaattcattaatgtgTCTGTTGGAGaggaaaagaaatacaatgtacctgaatGTTAGTTCCCCCTGTATGACAAAGAAAACACAGGAAGCagaactgtaaaagtggaaattttcgcggtgtttaaatttttgtgcattttgtgcaaccaaaaactagcgtgaaaataaaagaacactaatatttttgcttgccatatgttccagtaattgatgtcttgattccgcagaaatAAAAACTAGAGAAATTCTTCTTACCTGGCTGaacacgaaaaattagtcgcgccaaaatttccacttttacagtatgtgggGCTTGTGGTTCATTGTGAGGAGAGACTCACAAAAAAAGACCCCTCAGACCTACCCTGTCTGACATCCTGCGTGGAGACTCCCTGGCCACGGCTGCTGCACTGGCAGCCATGGATGCATTGTTGATCAGTATTGAGGCCTGCAGCTCCGAGTTGCCCTGGGATTCTGGGATAGGTCGGGGAGTCCAGCCATCACGGAAACGTGGGACATAGCGGGACACAGGTCGGTCCTTGGGCCATTCCGTCCTGAGAAGGCAGTGGTGTTAAGAAAACATAAAATCAGCCATGTATTCTTGTGTGGAGTTGTGTGTATTAACTCTTTGACATGAAGCTTGTAACTTCTTCCTTAAAATTACCCACTACCTAATCACATCAGTAAAAGGAGGTAAAGTTTGTACAGACGTGTACACTCCACTAAAATTACTGTCACTCATAAGCTTGTCAACTTCAGTTTTGCTTCAGGAGCTCAAATGGTTGGATATTAATTTCTGAAAATAAACTGTGCCTGAATGAAACCATGTAAAGAAACCTCAACATGGTAATTAAGACATTGGAGATTGTGCAAGGTGTTGACATCATGTTTCCAACTTTGAATATATATTGTTTTTCAAGAACAATAGAGAACATTTTACAGGGAATATTGCCTTGAACtgcacaaaataacaaacaaactgtaGCTAGGGAACCACATTGGAGTAATCCTATATTTTCACCTGTGAATTGTTCTGAGTCAGTGAATGAAATATTTCTACATTCTTTTGAAGTAGAGTAGACGTAACTTGGTAACAGGTAATTACaacatacaaagaaaacaaagaaccttacagagaagaaagagagaagagagcaGGAGAAAATGACCTACCCTGGCAGCGTCCAGGCCCTCCCTAGGGACATCCAAACCTCATGCTCTCGTGATGTCAGGCAGTTCTGAAGGAGATCTACAGCCTGGGGAGTCAGCAGGGGTGAGACCACACTGGCTGCCAGCTCTGGTCCCTGACAGCTCTGGATGATCAGTTTGAGGGGCACAAAGAGGAAGTGCACCAGCTCTGGGGCGTTGGGGTCATGGATGTGGGCTTTCAGCTTGGCCTGGTGGGGAGAAGAGAGAGTTTCATCATGTCTGATCAACTCCAGTATAGTTACTACCGATCACATTACAGCATGTACACAACTaacttttttcccccacagTGATAACACAGTATCACTGTGTATCAACAGTATTCTGCTTTGTGGATAGTTTGTCCGGGAAATGTACATTCTACATTTTGACACATGCTGGTTGTCTATTACCAGCATGTCATAccagaaactagaaatgtcgctatggcgactggtatgcctccgccataatgcatgattctcctaataggtctatagtacatgtggacaatgtgtgattacattttcacaaaactggcaaaatatcaaaatgacatgtttgtcacaaaagtgttgaatgttcatcttCCTACATAGGGTTTATTGGACGAATAGGAGAGCACGTATTTGGGGAttgaaggactttaacttgactttgaccctttcataagtttatgccatgagtaagtttcaaggtatggagaaaaaatgcaatttctgtattgaatagtaaattgctACCATTTTCATGTGGCCATTGACCCTAAAACTCATAAGAGAattactgtcaggcagaacatgcataaatatgtactaagtttcatgataacttgagccacttccgagatatggaggaagaagtaagttcagcactttcacttgatctttgaccttttgacctttttggcaaaaacaaaaaacaaaaacaaaaacaaaactttctagAGAATCACTATCaggttaaaaatgcatacaccaagttaaaaaaaaaaaaaaatcctgctggcattgcacaaatatgagggaaatagtaaaattttgaagtgttgcccttgacctttgacccctgacctttgaccccatgaacccccaATTCCCTagctaatcactgccagtcagtacatgcatatatactatgttccatgaagataccttcaactatttccaagatacggagaaaaaagttaaatttcacattttttacttgaccttttgacttttgacctttgactgcatgatcccaaactttcaccagagaatcttgattgagtaatacatgtatacactaagtttcaagaaaatatcttcaggcatggcatagatatgggggaaatagtaaaattttaagcatttgaccttgaccttttcacctttgaccttgagcatgagcacccaaaagttgataggcacaacttcaccccctaatacacatacatgccaagtttcattaggatacctcaaaaggttttggtagttaccctgtccacaaaattcattacggacggacggacggacggaaggacggacggacaacccgaaaacataatgcctccggcaccacttcgtggcggaggcataaaaaaagaaatatatatgatgAAAACAGGTTTGAATAAATATCCTGTTTTCATCCACACACAGTATGTGACTTCTatcactgaaagaaaaaatatctttgGACTGGAAAGAGAATTTAaatatttgataataataataataacaataataattgcatttatatggcgcttcatactggtGTTTCTGGTGATGCCAGTTTAATGTGGTAAAAATGATCTTCATGCATAAGTTTGATAGGAAAAATAACCAAGAAAGCCTCAAATTGCTAAACATTGTCACTGCAAAATCCTAGAACAAAAGCTTTCAGTACAGGAGACACAACACACTGTGTGACTATTGAAGTAGTATATACGtcgaatatttcgcaaggtttttattttcagttgctattcgcgaaattaaagacacgaaAATATTggctctgatcccgatgtgaatgtgacttATGCGTGTACtcttctccattcagtacaggactccacgatcgcgaatttaaccactctgAAAATTCCTGattttgcgaaaatttagacttgccaaatatatggcgtatacagtatattactttttttttctcccaatgTGCGTACACTAAtgtttaatgtcaaaacaatacaataaagaagagaaaaagtaaTCTGTTCAGCGTCAATCTCCTGTTAATATGATGACAATGTCAGTCTACAAGATGAATGCATCCAACTCACCAAGAGGTTAAAGCAGTATTTGAATTTCTGGAAGCACTCAATGTATTCCCCATCTGTGGGTGGTCGTGATCTTGCCAAAAGAAGTCCGTCACCATGTTCCCGCCTTCTTCCCTTCCTCGTCTGTCGTCTGCGTGTTAGCTCTGTGTAGGCCTCTGCTGCTTTCTGCAGTCTGCCAATGAAGGCCTCAATGTCGTCAAAGCAGTGGTTGAGGATTTCCTGGGAATTCCGAGGGTGTAGAAATCTTTATTTATCTTGTTAGATTTATTTATGTACTTATTTACCTCGTTtgatttattcatgtatttattaatCTAgctatctattcattcattcatacatttatttatttacttttttttttaattgggcAATGAAATAGCATCTCTTTTAATGtgttgtacaaaatattttcaatgcCATGAAATCTAcatgaaacaaggaaaagtagaaattacgcggtgcgtaaaatatgtccccgccggaagtagcatttagtagcaaaatgtacaatataggtaaaaagatcaaggtcaaaggtgaaagaagtcaagggtcaaaattctatgtagaagttttgaagccctcacctagtgccatcacataaagcaaacggaatcgaaatcgggttagaaatgacgaaggagtagcattttgtagccaatgtacaatataggtaaaaaaatcaaggtcaaaggtcaaagaagtcaaaggtcaaaattctgtgtagaagttttgaagccctcacctagtgccatcacataaagcaaacggaatcgaaatcgggttagaaatggcgaaggagtagcatttggtagcaaaatgtacaatacaggtcaaaaatcaaggtcaaaggtcaaagaagtcaaaggtcaaaattctgtgtagaagttttgaagccctcacctagtgccatcacttaaagcaaacggaatcgaaatcgggttacaaatggcgaaggagtagcatttggtagcaaaaaagtacaatataggtaaaaaatcaaggtcaaaggtcaaagaagtgaaaggtcaaaattccgtgtagaagttttgaagccctcacctagtgccatcacatgaagcaaacggaattgaaatcgggttacaaatggcgaaggagtagcattttgtagcaaaaaagtacaatataggtcaaaaatcaaggtcaaaggtcaaagaagtcaaaggtcaaaattctgtgtagaagttttgaagccctcacctagtgccatcatataaagcaaacggaatcgaaatcgggttacaaatggcgaaggagtagcattttgaagcaaaatgtacaatataggtcaaaggtcaaggtcaaaggtcacaactgaaattctgtatagaagtttcaaagctcctatgtagtgctatcatataaagcaaacagaatcaaaatcgggttagaaatggcgaaggagtagcattttgaacattttgatcacacacggacgcacggacacacggacgcacggacggacacacggacacacggacacacggacgcacggacggacacacggacacacacacgtacggagcccgtttcatagtcccctgctcgaactcgttcggcggggacaaaaaataTTGGTACACATGTAATTATGAACCATAGGTGAAAACCTGTATATATTGCTTTGACCTTTTTCAACATATGCAGACATAATTGATGCTTACACTTGTATGTACATGCAAATGATAGGAACTGTAGTATGGTCTATTATTTAATGTGGAACAATTCAATTTTGCTTGAACAGGAAGTACATTCATTGCATCTGAAAgtacaattcattttctgtactcataaacaattttttcataattctacAATTTGGTCCGAATTGGTAAATAGCAAACAGCTGTGACAATGAATAGGCATTATGATTCCCTTTCCGTGAAGTAAGAAGGGTTGATACTCACGACATCTCTTTC encodes:
- the LOC140226556 gene encoding epidermal growth factor receptor kinase substrate 8-like yields the protein MPIPTSKRSQYQHESAYGPGPQSHQAMNGHLDRGQIPNGYPSNTGRQNGQTYGVPNGHAYGPNTNVSHPHNGPSRGANNNNHKSLYGGYNDPRQSSEALGRDGSRRPVSYAGPQHTEPQPQQQPQSLQRQNRFPVEHLYTFPMDKKEGVLSVEDGIRKLRLLDAKGKIWSQDVRLTMTEKDVILLDEYTQETLEVFPLQDIGAISAEIKQCNYDSLLVIIVRYGNKRVPEMMMFQCEQVPAPEIARSLQRAVDYYTTGKKKKSQRPESYAAPPLSHPHGIQSQAQVHADGGRGVYDTGADMFIPPPPDEPAPPPPIEGNVKNKVAAFAAAAAAAQANGNSISPRGFQSPKSAPVRSSESEEPLELLALRTERDVEILNHCFDDIEAFIGRLQKAAEAYTELTRRRQTRKGRRREHGDGLLLARSRPPTDGEYIECFQKFKYCFNLLAKLKAHIHDPNAPELVHFLFVPLKLIIQSCQGPELAASVVSPLLTPQAVDLLQNCLTSREHEVWMSLGRAWTLPGTEWPKDRPVSRYVPRFRDGWTPRPIPESQGNSELQASILINNASMAASAAAVARESPRRMSDRSLEQTDGPGPSSSHQRQLSNSSEPIGHSTGPAFHTNGPTSHANGNSYHQRQASDPVTHSPRPSSLPSPTPPQPLPKPAVSAVAAKPGRRMAIAIFDFVARNSKELTIMADEQLEILNDQRKWWEVRNTSGQSGYVPSTLLKVMTPSPNTNTNSNHVPEPPSNPPPPAPPMAPFNAAPPPPPPPPPADNFRRPNSTHGQNGMDFAAQLQHTLKNKQLKTPVFDKGPSTNKHDDLHEELMRRVSTGVPKRNYRVPRRSISDVNLTYDSGREDVMKWLESKGFSPLTIHSLGILNGAQLFSLTKEEIQQVCHDDGSRVYSQLMIQKAALQESQNGPTELQAIMQQRKERSGADTNSNLPPPEFDPLSPPVFDSPTEMAPYHVW